The Arachis hypogaea cultivar Tifrunner chromosome 14, arahy.Tifrunner.gnm2.J5K5, whole genome shotgun sequence genome has a segment encoding these proteins:
- the LOC112744671 gene encoding F-box/kelch-repeat protein At3g23880-like, whose translation MEQSSMEKKLQSINDLLPLELIEEIFLRIPIKHLARLRFVSKLWNTLISDPHFAKSHLDHSLAPSHTCLFLQDKSQAYSVDLDALLHDNTRAISPIYKKAPPVYHLLGSCRGFVLLHGKPQFLIQWNPLTGSSKTISYSHIDNTATSNGEFFALLYGFGYDASQDDYVVVVAYKGKDGKNHFDLCCLGSNSWINLDAELPKSLNLSKLKPYGVFCNGAIHWSTYGVLDAILVFDLKERNFSKIEAIKRDMFRPGIVQLGGCLALYLYSYVEDKTEIWVMKEYKVQSSWTLLCVIPLNFFKALCLSANGDIIGRCRPSNNEIVFYIYNVSGVLLKYVWYRYSVLPNRIQFVVHANSLMAVSSSIKDKKMKKGCQNQKEVKQGNGNRGKQENNLDT comes from the exons ATGGAGCAATCGAGCATGGAGAAGAAGCTCCAGAGCATCAACGACCTCCTTCCTCTCGAGCTGATAGAAGAAATCTTTCTGAGGATCCCCATCAAACATCTTGCGCGCCTCAGGTTCGTTTCGAAGCTATGGAACACACTCATTTCCGATCCCCATTTTGCAAAATCCCATCTTGATCACTCTCTCGCACCCTCCCATACATGCCTCTTCCTCCAAGACAAATCTCAAGCTTACTCCGTTGACCTCGACGCACTGCTCCATGACAATACAAGAGCGATCTCTCCCATTTACAAGAAGGCACCACCTGTATACCATCTTCTTGGTTCCTGCAGAGGGTTCGTACTCTTACATGGCAAACCACAGTTTCTTATACAATGGAACCCGCTCACTGGTTCCAGCAAAACAATCTCATACTCTCATATCGATAATACCGCAACAAGCAATGGTGAGTTCTTTGCGCTTCTATATGGCTTTGGTTACGATGCGTCACAAGATGACTATGTAGTAGTTGTAGCATATAAGGGTAAAGACGGCAAAAACCattttgatttgtgttgtttGGGAAGCAATTCATGGATTAATCTTGATGCTGAACTCCCCAAATCATTGAATTTGTCTAAGTTGAAACCTTATGGGGTGTTCTGTAACGGGGCTATTCATTGGTCTACTTATGGGGTCTTGGATGCCATTCTTGTCTTTGATCTGAAGGAAAGAAATTTCTCCAAGATAGAAGCGATAAAAAGAGACATGTTTAGACCCGGTATTGTCCAGCTAGGAGGGTGCCTAGCCTTGTATTTGTATTCGTATGTAGAGGATAAAACTGAGATATGGGTGATGAAAGAATACAAAGTGCAGTCGTCTTGGACCCTACTCTGTGTGATTCCTCTCAATTTCTTTAAGGCTCTGTGCTTATCTGCTAATGGGGATATTATTGGAAGATGTCGTCCTTCAAATAATGAAATAGTGTTCTACATATATAATGTCAGTGGAGTGCTGCTCAAATATGTTTGGTATCGTTATAGTGTGCTTCCCAACCGCATACAGTTTGTTGTGCATGCGAACAGTCTCATGGCGGTCTCTAGCAGCATCAAGGataagaagatgaaaaagg GCTGTCAGAATCAAAAAGAGGTCAAACAAGGGAATGGAAACAGGGGTAAGCAAGAGAACAACTTGGACACTTGA
- the LOC112744672 gene encoding pentatricopeptide repeat-containing protein At3g02330, mitochondrial isoform X2: MSQRDIISWNTMLFGYAGVGNVGFAQYLFDSMPERDVVSWNSMLSCYLQNGTNRKTIDIFIRMRSLRIPHDYATFAVVLKACLGIGDYCLGLQVHCVAIRMGFDNDVVTASALVDMYSKCKKLDNALQVFYEMPERNLVCWSAVIAACVQNDQFIEGLKLFKDTLKAGIGVSQSTYASAFRSCAGLAAFKLGTQLHGHALKFSFGYDTIVGTATLDMYSKCNRMSDARKLFNSLPNPTRQSYNAIIVGYARQDQGLKALENFQSLQRSHLGLDEISLSGALTACAAIRGRLEGIQLHGLAVKCGLTFDICVANAILDMYGKCGDLMEACVIFDEMERRDAVSWNAIIAAHEQNEEIEKTLSLFVSMLRSTMEPDDFTYGSVVKTCAGQQALNYGMEIHGQIIKSGLGLDSFVGSSLVDMYCKCGMLEEAEKIHYRLEGQTTASWNSMLSGFSSQKQSENAQKHFSQMLEMGIIPDNFTYATVLDICANLATVELGKQIHAQILKLQLHSDVYIASTLVDMYSKCGNMQDSRLMFEKAPKKDYVTWSAMICAYAYHGLGEEAIKLFEDMQLLNVKPNHTIFISVLRACAHMGYVDRGLHYFQKMQNYYGLDPRMEHYSCMVDLLGRSGQVNEALKLIQSMPFEADDVIWRTLLSNCKMQGNIEVAEAAASSLLQLDPQDSSAYVLLSNFYAIVGMWGEVAKIRNIMKNYKLKKEPGCSWIEVRNEVHAFLVGDKAHPRSEEIYEQTRLLVDEMKWDGYVPEIDFMVDEEPEKQDSYEGLTVTEQQLVAV; this comes from the coding sequence TTTGCACAGTACTTGTTTGATTCAATGCCAGAGAGAGATGTGGTTTCTTGGAACTCTATGCTTTCGTGCTATTTACAAAATGGCACTAATCGAAAGACAATTGATATTTTTATTAGGATGAGATCACTGAGAATTCCACATGACTATGCTACCTTTGCTGTAGTTCTGAAAGCATGTTTAGGTATTGGAGACTATTGCTTAGGTCTTCAAGTGCACTGTGTTGCAATTCGCATGGGTTTTGATAACGATGTTGTAACAGCTAGTGCTCTAGTAGATATGTATTCAAAGTGTAAGAAGCTAGACAATGCTCTTCAAGTTTTCTATGAAATGCCCGAAAGAAATTTGGTATGCTGGAGTGCTGTAATTGCAGCCTGTGTTCAGAATGATCAGTTTATTGAGGGTTTAAAACTGTTTAAGGATACACTGAAAGCTGGTATAGGGGTGAGTCAATCAACCTATGCTAGTGCATTTAGGTCTTGTGCAGGATTAGCTGCATTCAAACTAGGTACACAATTGCACGGTCatgctttaaaattttcttttggaTATGATACTATAGTGGGAACTGCCACCTTGGACATGTATTCAAAATGCAACAGAATGTCTGATGCACGAAAGCTTTTCAACTCATTGCCCAATCCTACTCGGCAATCTTATAATGCCATTATTGTTGGATATGCTCGTCAAGACCAAGGTCTTAAAGCTTTAGAAAATTTTCAATCTTTACAGAGGTCACATCTTGGCTTGGATGAGATTAGTCTGTCTGGTGCTTTGACTGCTTGTGCAGCAATCAGAGGCCGGTTGGAAGGGATTCAGCTACATGGATTAGCAGTCAAATGTGGTTTAACGTTTGATATCTGTGTTGCAAATGCCATTTTAGACATGTATGGTAAGTGTGGAGATCTGATGGAAGCTTGTGTAATATTTGATGAGATGGAAAGAAGGGATGCTGTTTCTTGGAATGCAATCATTGCAGCTCATGAACAAAATGAGGAAATAGAGAAAACACTTTCACTCTTTGTTTCAATGCTGCGCTCAACAATGGAACCAGATGATTTTACTTATGGTAGTGTTGTAAAAACGTGTGCTGGTCAGCAAGCTTTAAACTATGGTATGGAGATTCATGGACAAATTATTAAGTCCGGGTTGGGGTTAGACAGTTTTGTTGGCAGTTCCCTTGTTGATATGTATTGTAAGTGTGGAATGCTAGAGGAGGCTGAAAAGATTCATTACAGATTGGAGGGGCAAACAACAGCTTCGTGGAATTCAATGCTTTCAGGATTCTCATCGCAAAAGCAAAGTGAAAATGCTCAGAAGCATTTTTCACAGATGCTGGAAATGGGTATCATACCTGACAACTTCACCTATGCTACAGTTCTAGATATTTGTGCTAATTTGGCTACTGTTGAACTTGGAAAGCAAATTCATGCTCAAATCTTAAAGCTACAGTTGCATTCAGATGTGTATATAGCCAGCACTCTTGTAGATATGTATTCAAAGTGTGGAAATATGCAGGATTCCAGACTAATGTTTGAGAAGGCACCTAAGAAGGATTATGTGACTTGGAGTGCTATGATTTGTGCATATGCATACCATGGTCTTGGAGAAGAAGCCATTAAATTATTTGAGGATATGCAGCTTTTGAATGTGAAACCGAATCATACAATTTTTATTTCAGTCCTCAGAGCTTGTGCGCATATGGGTTATGTGGACAGAGGGCTGCATTACTTCCAGAAAATGCAAAACTACTATGGTTTAGACCCACGGATGGAGCATTATTCATGTATGGTAGATCTTCTAGGGAGGTCCGGACAAGTAAACGAAGCATTGAAGCTTATTCAAAGCATGCCTTTTGAAGCTGATGATGTAATTTGGAGAACTTTGCTTAGCAATTGCAAGATGCAAGGGAATATAGAAGTCGCAGAAGCAGCAGCCAGTTCTTTATTGCAGCTGGACCCCCAAGATTCTTCTGCGTATGTCCTTTTATCTAATTTCTATGCTATTGTGGGGATGTGGGGTGAGGttgcaaaaataagaaatataatgAAGAATTATAAACTAAAGAAGGAGCCTGGTTGTAGCTGGATTGAAGTAAGAAATGAGGTACATGCGTTTCTTGTGGGGGACAAGGCACATCCAAGATCTGAAGAGATATATGAGCAAACTCGTCTACTTGTGGATGAGATGAAGTGGGATGGATATGTTCCAGAAATTGATTTCATGGTTGATGAGGAGCCAGAAAAACAAGATTCTTATGAGGGTCTCACAGTCACAGAACAGCAATTAGTTGCAGTGTGA
- the LOC112744669 gene encoding WPP domain-interacting tail-anchored protein 1, translated as MDTQSGEDDYDLHFAVSTMLMRLELNLACFSEKVTNLGIFVMNLETLECELETMILEKNGIDGMVMDMECAEKGLEFDLLCGVLDSEVRELGVFLGTLHAEIVEAEQFVSSSSSIWRNRLEVSEEGFKQSEEQFSEIKKQSTNFQRTLSSYKREESGNAEEGVKIPEDDHSSDVKTGINMQTIEQQRHILRMLEKSLASEMDLEKNINKSRQIEETLKLRIASLEQELIHAEEEAADVCERWFEADNAREILMGISVDLLGKLQISQFNLNGLNQRESELRAKLESGNSDKVSSLEKQLKEYESQLLNTKASADEYQKQYTAMCSEIRDMENLVFELKEKLSNAESRAKAAESEHMLSSENNSELNQNLALPKDGGCTSENVEPLEKQLKEYDLRLQQAVASVEASQEKQSMLCSTIKDMELVIEDLKLKVSKAEIRADSAEDKCIIISETNAELNEELSFLRNRLECLEGSLHLVEEAKVATAKDIRKRTMIFQNLITQIALERERLNKQLSSLASENKFLAVKLKQAANGIFPESNASSANDYEADRCWMNFSANDNKTKVGDSLPDAGSVRRIDAGVLGFKFLFKSFLVVLVSAVAFQFFKDVNVDFGL; from the exons ATGGATACTCAGAGTGGAGAAGATGATTATGATCTACATTTTGCTGTTTCCACAATGCTGATGAGGCTGGAGCTGAATCTTGCATGTTTCTCAGAGAAAGTTACAAACTTGGGCATCTTTGTGATGAACTTGGAGACCCTTGAGTGTGAATTGGAGACAATGATTTTGGAAAAAAATGGCATTGATGGAATGGTAATGGACATGGAATGTGCTGAGAAGGGGCTTGAGTTTGATCTGTTGTGTGGAGTGTTGGATTCTGAGGTGAGGGAATTGGGTGTGTTTTTGGGGACCCTTCATGCTGAGATTGTTGAAGCTGAGCAGTTTGTGTCTTCTAGCAGCAGCATTTGGAGGAACCGGTTGGAAGTTTCTGAGGAAGGGTTCAAGCAATCTGAGGAGCAGTTCTCTGAGATTAAGAAGCAATCTACTAATTTTCAGAGGACTTTGTCTTCTTATAAGAGAGAAGAAAGTG GTAATGCCGAAGAGGGTGTGAAAATCCCAGAGGATGACCACTCTTCGGATGTCAAAACAGGAATAAACATGCAAACAATTGAGCAACAAAGACATATTCTGAGGATGTTGGAGAAATCTTTAGCAAGTGAAATGGATCTTGAGAAGAATATCAATAAGTCAAGACAAATTGAAGAAACGCTAAAGCTTAGGATAGCTTCTTTAGAGCAAGAGCTAATTCATGCGGAGGAAGAAGCTGCTGATGTTTGTGAAAGATGGTTTGAGGCAGACAATGCACGTGAGATCTTGATGGGAATTTCAGTAGACCTGTTAGGCAAGCTCCAGATTTCTCAGTTCAATTTGAATGGTTTAAATCAGAGAGAATCTGAGCTCAGAGCTAAGCTTGAAAGCGGCAATTCGGATAAGGTGTCTTCACTTGAAAAGCAGCTAAAAGAATATGAATCTCAGCTCCTGAATACAAAGGCCTCTGCTGATGAATATCAGAAACAGTATACTGCAATGTGTTCCGAAATAAGAGACATGGAAAACCTTGTTTTTGAGCTGAAAGAAAAACTATCTAATGCAGAAAGTCGAGCTAAAGCTGCAGAATCTGAACATATGTTATCGTCGGAGAATAACTCCGAACTCAATCAAAACCTGGCTCTTCCGAAAGATGGCGGTTGCACATCTGAGAATGTAGAACCACTTGAGAAGCAATTAAAGGAATATGATTTACGACTCCAGCAAGCAGTCGCATCTGTTGAAGCTAGTCAGGAGAAGCAAAGTATGTTATGTTCCACAATTAAAGATATGGAGCTTGTGATAGAGGATCTGAAGTTGAAGGTTTCTAAAGCTGAGATACGGGCTGACAGTGCGGAGGACAAGTGTATCATAATATCCGAAACTAACGCAGAGTTGAATGAGGAGCTAAGCTTCTTGCGAAACAGATTGGAATGCTTGGAGGGATCATTGCACCTGGTGGAGGAAGCCAAAGTGGCAACTGCAAAGGACATCAGAAAGCGGACAATGATTTTCCAGAATTTGATAACACAGATTGCTCTTGAAAGAGAACGTCTTAATAAGCAG CTTTCTTCCTTAGCAAGTGAGAACAAATTTTTGGCGGTAAAGCTAAAGCAGGCTGCAAATGGTATTTTTCCAGAATCTAATGCTTCGTCAGCGAATGACTATGAG GCGGACAGGTGTTGGATGAATTTTTCTGCGAATGATAATAAAACCAAGGTTGGGGATTCTCTGCCGGATGCCGGGTCAGTGAGGAGAATAGATGCCGGAGTTCTTGGTTTTAAGTTCTTGTTCAAATCGTTTCTTGTTGTACTGGTTTCAGCTGTGGCTTTTCAGTTTTTCAAGGATGTGAATGTTGATTTCGGTCTATAA
- the LOC112744667 gene encoding ATP sulfurylase 2: MSLSIKLHVTTSHLNYLNHHAKTNTNTSTSNIRTKPIYTSNPLIITTSRSRKMSLGCYGAPFIKSSLIEPDGGALVDLVVSESQRGPKILEAEALPKVKLTKIDIEWVHVISEGWASPLRGFMREDEYLQSLHFNALRLKGNGSLVNMSLPIVLAIDDQTKEKIGNSSNVGLLGPSGDCIAILRSIEIYKHNKEERIARTWGTIAAGLPYVEEAITPAGNWLLGGDLEVLKPIKYNDGLDNYRLSPKQLREEFDRREADAVFAFQLRNPVHNGHALLMNDTRKGLLEMGYKNPILLLHPLGGFTKADDVPLSVRMEQHSKVLEDGVLDPETTIVAIFPSPMHYAGPTEVQWHAKARINAGANFYIVGRDPAGMGHPTEKRDLYDPDHGKKVLSMAPGLEKLNILPFRVAAYDTSENKMAFFDPSRAKDFLFISGTKMRAYAKSGENPPDGFMCPNGWKVLLKYYESLQTEESPQQPAVLSA, translated from the exons AACACTAGCACAagtaacattagaaccaaaccaATTTACACTTCCAACCCATTGATCATAACAACTAGTAGGTCTAGAAAAATGAGCTTAGGCTGCTATGGTGCACCCTTTATTAAGAGCTCATTGATTGAGCCAGATGGGGGTGCATTGGTGGACCTTGTGGTGTCAGAGTCTCAAAGGGGTCCTAAGATTTTGGAAGCTGAGGCACTTCCAAAGGTAAAGCTCACAAAGATTGATATAGAGTGGGTGCATGTGATTAGTGAAGGTTGGGCTAGCCCCTTGAGAGGGTTCATGAGGGAAGATGAGTACTTGCAAAGCCTTCATTTCAATGCTTTGAGGTTGAAAGGAAATGGATCTTTGGTGAACATGTCACTACCAATTGTGTTGGCAATTGATGATCAGACCAAGGAGAAAATTGGGAATTCCTCCAATGTTGGGTTGCTTGGTCCCAGTGGAGATTGCATTGCTATTCTTAGAAG CATTGAAATCTATAAGCACAACAAGGAAGAAAGAATAGCTAGAACATGGGGAACAATTGCTGCAGGGCTGCCATATGTAGAGGAGGCGATTACCCCGGCCGGAAACTGGCTTCTCGGAGGAGACTTGGAAGTGCTAAAGCCTATCAAGTACAATGATGGCCTTGATAACTACAGGCTATCTCCTAAACAACTCCGTGAGGAATTCGACCGGCGAGAAGCCGATGCAGTTTTTGCCTTTCAGTTAAGAAACCCTGTACATAATGGTCATGCCTTGTTAATGAATGATACTAGAAAGGGCCTATTGGAAATGGGatacaaaaatccaattttgtTGCTTCATCCTCTTGGTGGTTTCACAAAAGCTGATGATGTGCCTTTGAGTGTTAGAATGGAACAACATAGCAAG GTCTTAGAAGATGGAGTTCTTGATCCTGAGACCACCATAGTGGCTATATTTCCTTCACCTATGCACTATGCCGGTCCAACCGAGGTGCAGTGGCATGCCAAGGCTAGGATCAATGCTGGTGCCAACTTCTATATTGTTGGCCGCGATCCAGCTGGCATGGGACACCCAACTGAGAAAAGGGATTTATATGATCCTGATCATGGTAAAAAGGTGTTAAGCATGGCACCTGGCCTAGAAAAGCTTAATATTTTGCCATTTAGG GTAGCAGCATATGACACTAGTGAGAATAAGATGGCATTTTTCGATCCCTCTCGCGCCAAGGATTTTCTCTTCATATCCGGAACAAAG ATGAGGGCTTATGCAAAAAGTGGAGAGAATCCACCAGATGGTTTTATGTGTCCTAATGGATGGAAGGTTCTTCTTAAGTACTATGAAAGTTTGCAAACTGAAGAGTCACCACAACAGCCTGCAGTGTTATCTGCATAG
- the LOC112744670 gene encoding F-box protein At5g49610 gives MELYSLSKRLRHFTAAPTQPIRLSSDKSYLNGRTDTSRLLESHRCSVVSDPQVPRREWDADILLNILFRLDVKSLTRFKCVCKDSQHNLGSPLFLKNYVQNSVLRLTGFIVQPDMYLIQSSYIRVETSGTNMWEMFLGGLPEDVHILASCNGLLCFYSISQEPALYICNPANKQCLKLPPSSGEYISIGIAFDYEGGSIDSATNSAKFKLVKVVNAQPMISTDLRFQIYSSETRSWKMSNATCEGGILLKNKGIYLRGVLYWLGKCKRILVFDVRTELALWILRPRAAKDTCSSSSCIGESNGTLHYVSLTKTLGLRVWSLQHYFGEWTLEYKMSFEDFKEQCESTFPNFLVDKSAVTPLAFKDWVLPLLIRGKDQVIVYDFKNGKMTWACSLKRYDLGATVFSHSMSLVPLNDA, from the exons ATGGAGCTGTACTCACTTTCAAAGCGCCTCCGCCACTTCACCGCCGCACCTACTCAGCCCATCCGTCTCTCCTCCGACAAGTCATACCTCAACGGTCGCACCGACACCTCGCGGCTCTTGGAATCACATCGCTGCTCCGTCGTCTCCGATCCTCAAGTTCCG agAAGGGAGTGGGATGCTGACATATTACTCAACATTCTGTTCCGGCTGGATGTGAAGTCATTGACTCGTTTCAAGTGTGTTTGCAAAGATTCGCAACACAACCTTGGGAGCCCTTTATTCCTGAAAAATTATGTGCAAAATAGTGTGCTGAGATTAACCGGTTTCATCGTTCAGCCAGATATGTACCTGATCCAATCTAGCTACATCCGCGTGGAGACAAGTGGAACCAATATGTGGGAGATGTTCCTAGGTGGTCTTCCTGAAGATGTTCATATCTTGGCATCATGCAATGGCTTGCTCTGTTTCTATAGCATTTCACAAGAACCAGCTTTATATATATGCAACCCTGCAAACAAACAATGTCTTAAGTTGCCGCCATCTAGCGGCGAATACATAAGCATTGGAATTGCTTTTGACTATGAAGGAGGATCCATTGACAGTGCCACCAACTCTGCCAAGTTCAAGTTAGTTAAAGTTGTTAATGCTCAACCAATGATTTCTACTGACTTGAGATTTCAAATTTATTCGTCGGAAACAAGATCTTGGAAGATGTCAAATGCAACCTGTGAAGGCGGGATATTGTTGAAGAATAAAGGAATTTACTTAAGAGGTGTCTTATATTGGCTCGGCAAATGCAAAAGAATACTGGTTTTTGATGTTCGGACCGAGTTAGCGTTGTGGATTCTTAGGCCTCGTGCTGCCAAAGATACTTGTTCGTCGTCATCATGCATCGGAGAGTCTAATGGCACACTGCATTATGTCTCACTGACAAAAACATTAGGTCTTCGTGTGTGGAGTCTTCAGCATTATTTTGGAGAATGGACTCTTGAGTACAAGATGTCTTTTGAGGATTTTAAAGAACAATGTGAAAGTACTTTTCCCAATTTTTTAGTTGATAAATCGGCAGTAACTCCTCTAGCCTTCAAAGACTGGGTGTTGCCGCTGCTAATTCGTGGTAAAGATCAAGTAATTGTCTATGATTTTAAGAACGGAAAGATGACTTGGGCGTGCAGCTTGAAACGTTATGACCTAGGTGCAACAGTGTTTTCTCATTCCATGAGCTTGGTTCCATTGAATGATGCATAG